The DNA region TAGCCTTGTTTTAAAGGTACTCCAATTTCATTTGCAACTTCATATTTGAATTGGTCTAAAGCAGCTTTAGCTTGAGGAACTGCTTTTCTGCTTGGGCTTTTAGCCATTTTTTTCACCTCCCTAGTAGTATTATGTCTCTTTTTGTAAAACAATATTAGATATTTTGTCAGGAAATTTATGTTATTGATTGAATCCCTTTTGTACCAACTATTACATATGAAAATCAGAATAAAGTTTGATATAATGAAATCACTACTATTGCTTTTATGGTCAAGGAGGACAGACAATAATGGATTCATCTCAAGCCAATCAATTCTGCAAGCACACATTTCTGCAAGTCTATCAAAGAAATATCGAAGAAAAACTTCAAAAAATCGATTTGTTTCTAAAAACTTCTCCAAAAAAACTAAATATCCACACCACCTCAGAGCTATTGAATATAAGTGAAGAAGAGATAAAAGATTTAATGCTCAAATATAATATCAGTAGTATTAATCCTGCTTCTTTTTTTATGATCATGGTTCAAGGCAGCAGTTACATATGTGGACTTTTAAGGAGAGAATTGCAAAGAGGCTCAAAAAACGTTTATACCGTTGAAGATATAGCCTATATTTACCAGCTTAATCCACAGAAAATAATGGATGCTATGGCAGAATCAAATATAAATGAAATAACCTCTGAAAATATCAAAACCTTATTTGAGTACATACCTGTTCAAATTTGGGAATAAAGAGGATAAAAAAGTGACTTACCTCAAAATCATGAAGGCAAGTCACTTTTTTTTAATTCTGCTTCTCATTATTTTCCCAATGGTGGCATGCAACATAATGCCCCGGTTTTACTTCCTGTAATGCAGGTCTTTCAGCCCTGCATTTTTCTGTTGCCATAGGACATCTGTCTACAAATTTACATCCTTTTGGAGGATTGATCGGGCTTGGAACATCCCCTTGTAAAACAATTCTCTCTCTTTTTCTTTGAATCTCCGGGTCTGGAATAGGAATAGCCGATAAAAGTGCTTTAGTGTATGGATGAATTGGATTTTCATATAATTCATCACTATCCGCTAACTCTACTATGGATCCTAAATACATTACCGCTACCCTGTCAGAAATATATCTTACCATGGACAGATCATGTGCAATAAAAAGATACGTCAGTCCCATCTTTTGCTGAAGCTCTTCCAAAAGGTTTACTACCTGAGCCTGAATAGATACATCCAATGCGGAAATCGGCTCATCACATACTATAAATTCAGGATTAACTGCCAGAGCTCTTGCAATCCCTATTCTTTGCCTTTGTCCTCCGCTAAATTCATGGGGAAATCGATTGGCGTGCTCTTTATTTAAACCTACTAATTCAAGGAGCTCATGAATCCGATCGATCCTATCCTGCCCTTTTAAGAGGTTATGAATATCAATACCTTCTCCTATAATATTAGAAACCAGCATTCTGGGATTTAAAGAAGCATAAGGATCCTGGAAAATCATTTGGGCACTCTTTGTAAAATCCTTTGCTGCTTTGCCTTTAAGCTTAGAAATATCTTGTCCTTTAAACTCTATGGTTCCTTCTGTGGCAGGATAAATATTAAGAAGAGTTCTTCCTGTCGTGGACTTACCGCATCCTGATTCTCCAACCAATCCAAGAGTTTCACCCTTATATATATCAAAAGAAATATCGTCCACTGCTTTAAGATAAACGCCTTTTTCTACTTCAAAATATTTCTTGAGATTTCTTACTTTAATAAGGACTTCCTTTTCTTTATTTTTCATTATTATTTTACACCTCCCTGGGCCGGAGACTTTTTAGCTATTTCAGTCGGATTCTCTACCTTCGGTGCCAGTTCATGATTCAGCCAGCATGCAGAGTATTGGTTCTCTCCTGTTTTAAACTGCGGAGGCATCTGTTTTCTGCAAATCTCCATTGCATGCTCGCATCGATCTGCAAAAGGGCATCCTTTCGGCGGTGCTAATAAATCCGGAGGTGTACCTTCGATAGAATCCAATTTTCCGTTTTCTTTTCTAAGATCCAGGCGTGGTACGGATTTTAACAATCCCCATGTATAAGGATGTTTGGAATGATAGAAGATTTCATCTGTTGTACCACTTTCTACAATCTTTCCTCCGTACATAACGATGATTCTTTGGGCTGAATGGGCTACAACTCCCAAATCATGGGTAATCAATATGATAGATGTGTTAATCTTTTTCTGCAGATCCCTCATTAAGTCCAATATTTGAGCTTGTATCGTTACGTCTAAAGCTGTAGTAGGCTCATCCGCAATCAAAATCTGAGGATTACATACCAGAGCAATAGCAATCATTGCCCTTTGTCTCATACCTCCTGAAAATTGATGAGGGTATTCATTAAATCTTTGTTCTGGATTAGGGATTTGCACCAACTTAAGCATTTCTAAGGCTTTTTCTTTTGCTGTCGCCCCATCTATCTTTTGGTGTCTTTTTAATCCTTCCATGATCTGTTTTCCCACAGTCATCGTCGGATTTAAAGAAGTCATAGGATCCTGAAAAATCATTCCTATCTGGCTACCTCTGATTTTTTGCATTTCTTTTTCACTGGTATTTAGAATATCTTTGCCGTTAAACAGAATTTGTCCACCTTTATATTTTACAGGAGGTTCAGGATTAAGTCGCATTAAGGATTTCGCTGTAACAGATTTTCCTGAACCGGACTCTCCTACAATCGCTAAAGTTTCTCCTTCATAAAGATCAAAAGAAATATCCCTTACCGCCTGAACTTCGCCGGCATAGGTATCGAACACAACTTCTAAGTTCTTAACCTCTAATATTTTTTTCATGAGACTCACCTCCTATTTTCTAAGTCTTGGATCAAGGGCATCCCTAAGTCCGTCCCCTAATAAATTAAAAGCAAACATAGTTAAACTGATCGCAATGGCTGGAACCAGCAATTGGTGCGGAAATTGTCTGAAAATCTTTGCCCCCTGGTTTGCCAAAGATCCCCAAGATGCATAAGGCACAGGCACTCCAAGACCGATAAAGCTTAAAAATGCTTCTGCAAAAATCATTTTAGGAATCATCATGGTCATATCCACAATAATAGGTCCCATGGTATTTGGAATAAGATGTTTTAAAATAATTCTTTTAGAATCGGCTCCCAAGGTTTTTGCAGCGATTACATATTCCGAATGCTTAAGCCTCATCACTTCTCCACGGACAATACGGGCTGTTCCCATCCATCCTGTTACAATTAATACGATACTGATCGGTTTAATTCCCGGATCCATTACTGTAAGCAGCAAAATGGTGTAAAGCATATCCGGTACCGTCATTAATATTTCAACAACACGCATAAGGAGATCATCGACTTTGCCCCCAATATATCCTGATACTCCCCCATAAATGATTCCAAAAATAGCTGTTATGAACACTGATATAAATGCAATAAAGAAGGAAATACGTCCGCCTTCCCATAATCGAGTAAACAGATCTCTTCCAAATTCGTCCGTCCCAAACCAATGGGTTTTATTAAACCATTTTTCTCCCTTAGTTTCTACAACTAAATTGGAACCTTTTTTATCAAATTTTATCCCTCTGAAATCAGGATCCTGTGCAAGCAATTTTTCACCTTCAGCATTGAGCTTGTCTACAATACTCGCCCATGTATCTGTATTCTCAACATCTATAACGAGTTGATATTCTTTTTTATCTCCCTGCCAGGATTCATCTGCCTGGTTTCCAATTTTAAAGCCTAATTTACCGGCAGATTTAAGCTGAACATTTTTAAACTTAACTTTACTTTTACGATAATTAGGCACATATTCTCCATATTTAAAAACATCATTGGATATAAGCGTAATACTTCTGGCGTTGCTCATAATAGGTGTTTGATTCTGCTCTGCCAGGTTTTGCTTATCATAGGTATGCCCGTATAAAGATTTTGAAATAATCGGTCCTACAATTGACATAATGATTAAAATTATTAAAACGTAAAATGAGACCATTGCCACTTTATTGTTTTTCAGCCTTCTGTATGCATCCTTCCAATAGGATAAACTCGGTCTTTTGATTTCTCCGGCAGCCTTTAAATTTTTGCCTACATGAGTAAAATCACTCTTATCTAATTTCATATCAGTCATCTATTTTCCTCCTTTCCCTGCGATTCTAAGTCTAGGATCTATAAAACCATAGACGATGTCTACTATTAAAATAGAAAGGATAATCAATGCGGCATAGAAAATAGTAATACCCATGATCATAGGATAATCCTGCTCCGTAATTGTAGAAACGAAATATTCACCCAATCCGGCTACAGCGAAAATCTTTTCAACAACGATTGATCCTGTAATAAGGGATGCAAATAACGGCCCTAATACAGTAATAACGGGCATAATGGCATTTCTTAGCACATGTTTCCATACCGTTTGATATTTTGAAAGCCCTTTGGATTTTGCCGTACTGATGTAATCCTGCCCAAGTACTTCAAGAGTAGTTGTACGCATTAATCTTGATATTGTAGCCAAAGAACTTAATGCCAGGGTAATAGACGGTAAAATAAGTGACCATTGAGTTTTATCTACAGTTACAGGGAACCATCCTAACTGAACGCCAAAAAAATAAGCCAATATAGGTCCTAAAATAATTGAGGGTATGGATACTCCGATGATTGCAATAATAATGGACAAATAATCCATTGCTTTTTGATGATTAAGCGCTGCAAGGACTCCCAAAAAGATACCAAGGACCACAGCAATAATCAAAGCTCTCCATCCCAACGCAAAAGATTTTGGGAAACTTTGTCTGATCATATCCGTTACAGAACGGCCTGGATATTTTATAGATGTTCCCAGGTCTCCTTTGGCAATATTTTTCATATAAATAATATATTGTTCGGAAAGGGACTTATCTAAACCATATTTTACTCTTAATGCTTGTTTGACTTCCGGCTTTAATTTTGGATCAGTAAATGGATCATTAGGAAGTGCATGCATTAAAAAAAATGTCAGAGTTGCTATGACCCAGAGCGTTCCCAATGCCATCAAAAGCCGTTTTAAAATATACTTTAGCACTCTTATACCTCCTGCCTAAGCTTTCTTGATACTAAGAGAGGTATATGTATATGCACATATACCCCTCTCTCTATAGTGTTTTTAATAGCTTCTTAATTTATTGTTGCTTTTCTGCGTTTTTTGCATTCATGTCAATATCTGTCCAATAGAAATCTGTAGTTGCTCCTACTCCTCTGATTACAACACCAGTTACATAGTTTTTGAATGTGAAATGAACATTTCTGTAGTACATTGGTGCTATAACAGCATCTTCTATAACAATTTTCTCTGCATCATACAGATATTGAATACGTGTTGCTGCATCCTTTTCTTGCTTTGCTGCCTGAATTAACTTGTCGTATTCAGGATTATTATATTTACCGTTATTGTTTGGATTTACTGATTCAAACAATTCCAAGAAAGTCATGGCATCAGGATAATCAGGGCCCCATCCGGAAGCACTCATTCCAAAATCACCGTTTTGAAGTCTTGTTAATCTTTCTGCCCATGGAAGCGGAACAAGGTTTACGTTAATTCCGATTTCCTTCCAGTCAGCCTGGAACTTTTCAGCAACTTTTTGGTCAATGTCTCCATCCCCGATGAGTAAGTCAAGGGTTGGCAATTCACTCATTCCTAATTCTTTAAGACCTGCAGCTAAATATTCTTTAGCTTTTTCCTTATTGTTATCTTCGAATAATTCTATTCCGTTTTCTTCACGGAAAGTTTTTTCAAGACCAGGGAAAGCTTCAGGAATAATTGCTAATGCTGGTTCATCTCCAATATTAATTTTTTCAACAAAAGATGTTCTGTCCATTGCATACATTAATGCTTTACGGATATTTGCATTTTGTGTAATTGGATTATCAAAATGGTTGAAATCAATATAGAATATACTAAAGTCGGAACGATTAATCATTGCTTGCAGATTTAATTGTTCCAATGTCGCCATATCTTCAAAATCAGGTACGTCTTTTGATTGAATTGCAGAACCATCTAAAGCTCCGGTTTTTAACAAGTTTGTTCTTGTTTCTACGTCGTTTACTATTTTCATATTGATCACATCAATATTAATGTTATCTTTATTCCAGTAATTTTCATTCTTAACTAATTTAAAGTAATCTTTATGAACCCATTCTGCAATTTTCCAAGGTCCGTTAGCAAGAAGTCCTTCTGCTTCGATACCATATTTGCTTGCAGCATTTTGCTCATTGTAGAATTCTTCTTTAACAGGTGCATATACCGCAAATGCAGTCAAGTTAGGGAAATATGGTGCTGGCACTGCCAGGGTAATTATAATATTATTTCCTTCTGCAACAGCTTTTACATTACTCCAAAGCTCATCTTTTTTAGCCTGGAATGCATTTAATTCTTCTTCTGTCATCGCTTCGATGCGTGCGGCTTGATCTTCTTCACTAAGATTTGCAAAGCTTGCATCTTTTTCTGTTAAGAAAGCAGCCTTATCATATGCTGCATAGTCAGCAGCGCCTTCGATATAATCAGCAATTAAGAAGCTGTATGCTCCTGATGTATCTACTGCCAATCTCCATGCAAAGAAGAAATCATCGGCTGTAATCGGAGTTCCATCAGCCCATTTTGCATCTTCTCGAAGTTCAAAAGTATAAGTGTTGGTTGCTTCATCATAGGTATAACCTTTGGCAACCCCCGGTTCAAGAGAAGAGTCATCTTTACCAAATCTCATTAAACCTTCCATAAACATATTTTCAACCTGTATATCTGGTTGCCCCCACATTTGTTGTGGATCCAAAGTTTGAGGTTCTGAAGACAAGTAGTAATCTAATACTTTCTCTCCCTCATAAGCGGATTCACTGTTTTGCTCTGTCTGCTGTCCTGCTTCACCAACTGTTTGCGTTTCATCTTTTGTGCCGCAAGCTGTTAATGCAACACCAAAAATCATAACAACAGCTAGGAACATAGACCATTGTTTTTTTAGTTTCATTGAATAGCCTCCTTAAATATTTTAATTAAAGTATTAAGCAATTAAAAACATGAATAGTATAGCACTAAAATTTTTATTTTGCAATTTAAATATTTCGATTTGCAATTATTTACACTTTATCTTGTCGGTTCCTAAAAATAAAATTAATTTGCTTAATACTTTGAAAAAACGTGGATTTTACAATATAATATAATTAAAAAGTAGCTCGCTTAGAAAAGAGGTTATAATATGGAAATTGAAAAAAAATACCTAGTTAATGAATTACCAGAAAATCTTGAAAAGTTTGAAAAAAGAGAGATTGTACAAGGATATATTTCAATTGATCCGACAATCAGGTTAAGAAAAAGTAATGATGAGTATTTCCTGACAGTTAAAAGCAAAGGACATCTTAAAAGAGAAGAGTTGGAATTTCCATTGACCAGGGAACAATTTGAAAATCTTTGGACTAAAGTAGATTCAGCTACTATTTATAAAACCCGATACAACATTCCCCTGGAAGATCGTCTCATTGCAGAATTGGATATTTACCACGGAGATCTCGAAGGACTATTTACTGTTGAAGTGGAATTTAAATCAGAAAAGGATTCAGAAAAGTTTGTTCCTCCCCATTGGTTTGGAAAAGATGTGACGCATGACAGCAGGTATAAAAACAGTAATATTGCTGTTTATGGAGTACCAAAAGAATAAAAATAAAACCATGACAAAAGTCATGGTTTTATTTTTAAATGCGGATGAAGGGAGTCGAACCCCCACGCCAAAGGCGCTAGATCCTAAGTCTAGTGCGTCTGCCAATTCCGCCACATCCGCTCATATTTAATTTTAAATGAATTATGAGCTACCCGGGACTCGAACCCGGGACACCTGGATTAAAAGTCCAGTGCTCTACCGGCTGAGCTAGTAGCCCATAAAAGACATAAAAAATGGCTGGGTAGGAAGGATTCGAACCTTCGCATGCAGGAGTCAAAGTCCTGTGCCTTACCGCTTGGCGACTACCCATCGTTCCTTAAGGGTGAATAGTGGGATTCGAACCCACGGCCTCCAGAGCCACAATCTGGCGCTCTAACCAGCTGAGCTATACCCACCATAACCATTCCTATTTAAAAATAATGGCGTGCCTGCAGGGATTCGAACCCCGGACACGTGGCTTAGAAGGCCACTGCTCTATCCTGCTGAGCTACAGGCACGTATCATGGAGCGGGTGATGGGAATCGAACCCACGTATCCAGCTTGGAAGGCTGGTGTTCTACCATTGAACTACACCCGCAAATGGTCGGGGTGACAGGATTCGAACCTGCGACCTCTTGATCCCAAATCAAGCGCTCTAGCCAAGCTGAGCCACACCCCGCGACAACTGACATCGATTATTATATCTGATTCACCTTTATTCGTCAATACTTTTTTTCAAAAAATTTCAGACCATCTTTAAACGGTTGATCTCTTTGTCTTTTCCAATGGTCATTATAGCTGGTTCTATTCTGCCATCACGATCGATATCCAATATGCCAAAAGTGGGGGTTATAGTCCCCCTGGGCTGGCTTATGCTTCCTGGATTGAAAATCAGAACGCGTCCGCTATATTCAATTAAAGGAATATGAGTATGACCGAAAAGTACTACATCCACTTCCTTTTCCTCTCCATAATAGCTTATTCTGTCATACCCCCATTTCACATTATGCTTATGACCATGAATCATTAATATTTTTTTGCCTCCGACACGGATAATCTTTTCCGTTGGAGAGGAGGAACCAAAATCACAGTTTCCTGCAACATAATGAACAGGAATATCAGGAAACTCTTTGCTTAGTTCTACTGCATCCAAATCATGATCCCCCAAATGAATGAACATGTCCATTCTGTCTTTAATTCTCTCGATAACACTTTTTGCAACGTAAAGAGCATGATGAGTATCACTGAAAATCAAAAGCTTCATTTATTCTAATTCCCCCAGTCGCTTTTTTAGCTCCCTTTTCATTTGCTCCAATGCCTTTCCCCTGTGACTGATCTTATTTTTTAAATCTCTTGGCATCTGGGCTGTTGTCATATCATATTCCGGGACATAGAAAATAGGATCATATCCAAAACCATTTTCCCCTTTTATTTCATATCCTATTCGTCCTTCTACAGTTCCTTTTGTAGTAATGATTTCTCCATCAGGAAATCCCGCTGCAATCACACATACGAACCTTGCCGTTCTTTTCTCATCCGGAACCCCTGATAACATGTCTAAAATCTTTTTATTTTTTATATCATAGGGTGTATTTTCTCCTTCAAAGCGAGCAGAATAAACACCCGGCGCTTTGTTAAGAAAGTCTATTTCAAGGCCTGAATCGTCTGCCATAACAATGTCATCTGTAATTTTCATGATCTCTTTCACTTTAATAATGGCATTTTCTTCAAAAGTAGTTCCGTCTTCTACTACGTCAATATTTATGCCTGCTTCTTCCATAGATACAACTTCTATATTCAAATCCTTCATAATTTCATTGATTTCCAGAATTTTCCCTTTGTTCTTTGTTGCAAATATAATTCTTCTCATTCATTACTTCCCCCGATAATATTAGCAATTTCACCCAATGCTTCTTTTTGCTTTTCAATGAGTTCTCTGGTCCCTTTATTGCCTAATTCAAGCAAATTGTTAAGCATTTCATAAGAAAAGGGATATTTTTCTCCTGTTCCCTGTACCTCTATATATTCTCCTTTGTCCGTCATGACTATATTCATGTCTACTTCTGCACGACTATCTTCTTCGTAACATAAATCTAGCAGAGGCGTTCCTTCTACAACCCCTACACTAATGGCAGAAACAAAATTTTTAATAGGCATCTCTTTAATCATTTCTTTTTGTAAAAGATGATAACAGGCATCTGCCAAAGCCACAAAACTTCCTGTGATTGAGGCTGTTCTCGTTCCTCCATCCGCCTGGATGACATCACAATCCAGTGTAATTGTCCTTTCACCCAATGCTTTAAAATCTACCACAGAACGTAAAGCACGTCCGATCAATCTTTGAATTTCTACAGAGCGGTTGTTCATTCTAAGTTTATTAATATCTCTTTGATTTCTGGTTTCAGTTGCTCTTGGCAGCATCGAATATTCTGCAGTAACCCAACCTTCTCCTGTGCCTTTTTTAAAAGGTGGAACTCTGTCTTCTACGCTGGCATTACAGATCACCTTTGTTTCTCCCATCTCTATAAGTACAGATCCTTCCGGATATTTAATATAATTACGTGTAATTTTTACAGGTCTTATCATCCCGTATTCTCTTTTGTCAACTCTTTCCATTCATTTTTCATCCTTTCTTCTAGCCAATCCTCTTTTTTGTACGCATCTATTATAGTTCCCTCTGGAAAATAATCTTTTTGTCCTTCAATAAGCACTGTAATATAATTTACTTCTGGCATTGAAAAACCTGTGGATAAAATTTGGGATACAATCCACTGCTCTCTTAAAGTTCCACCATAGTTTTTGATTTCTTCTGAGAAGTCCAAAATTAAATGATGGTCTTCAAGTGAATAACTAAGGAGCTTTGTTCCTTCCGGAATAATTTTGTCTTCTTTAGAAGTATCCCCTAAAAGTTCTGCAAATAATTCTTCCACCTTTTTTTCCTTTACAATATTAATCTGATGGGATGAAATTTGCTGTGAAAAGGCCGGTGAAACAAACATTAGCCCCATAAAGAGCAAAATAA from Defluviitalea raffinosedens includes:
- a CDS encoding CYTH domain-containing protein, translated to MEIEKKYLVNELPENLEKFEKREIVQGYISIDPTIRLRKSNDEYFLTVKSKGHLKREELEFPLTREQFENLWTKVDSATIYKTRYNIPLEDRLIAELDIYHGDLEGLFTVEVEFKSEKDSEKFVPPHWFGKDVTHDSRYKNSNIAVYGVPKE
- a CDS encoding alpha/beta-type small acid-soluble spore protein; translated protein: MAKSPSRKAVPQAKAALDQFKYEVANEIGVPLKQGYNGDLTSAQAGSVGGYMVKKMIEKQEQQMAGTTPVK
- a CDS encoding ABC transporter ATP-binding protein → MKNKEKEVLIKVRNLKKYFEVEKGVYLKAVDDISFDIYKGETLGLVGESGCGKSTTGRTLLNIYPATEGTIEFKGQDISKLKGKAAKDFTKSAQMIFQDPYASLNPRMLVSNIIGEGIDIHNLLKGQDRIDRIHELLELVGLNKEHANRFPHEFSGGQRQRIGIARALAVNPEFIVCDEPISALDVSIQAQVVNLLEELQQKMGLTYLFIAHDLSMVRYISDRVAVMYLGSIVELADSDELYENPIHPYTKALLSAIPIPDPEIQRKRERIVLQGDVPSPINPPKGCKFVDRCPMATEKCRAERPALQEVKPGHYVACHHWENNEKQN
- a CDS encoding ABC transporter permease, which gives rise to MLKYILKRLLMALGTLWVIATLTFFLMHALPNDPFTDPKLKPEVKQALRVKYGLDKSLSEQYIIYMKNIAKGDLGTSIKYPGRSVTDMIRQSFPKSFALGWRALIIAVVLGIFLGVLAALNHQKAMDYLSIIIAIIGVSIPSIILGPILAYFFGVQLGWFPVTVDKTQWSLILPSITLALSSLATISRLMRTTTLEVLGQDYISTAKSKGLSKYQTVWKHVLRNAIMPVITVLGPLFASLITGSIVVEKIFAVAGLGEYFVSTITEQDYPMIMGITIFYAALIILSILIVDIVYGFIDPRLRIAGKGGK
- a CDS encoding GerMN domain-containing protein, whose protein sequence is MSESTYFFILLFMGLMFVSPAFSQQISSHQINIVKEKKVEELFAELLGDTSKEDKIIPEGTKLLSYSLEDHHLILDFSEEIKNYGGTLREQWIVSQILSTGFSMPEVNYITVLIEGQKDYFPEGTIIDAYKKEDWLEERMKNEWKELTKENTG
- a CDS encoding ABC transporter permease, encoding MTDMKLDKSDFTHVGKNLKAAGEIKRPSLSYWKDAYRRLKNNKVAMVSFYVLIILIIMSIVGPIISKSLYGHTYDKQNLAEQNQTPIMSNARSITLISNDVFKYGEYVPNYRKSKVKFKNVQLKSAGKLGFKIGNQADESWQGDKKEYQLVIDVENTDTWASIVDKLNAEGEKLLAQDPDFRGIKFDKKGSNLVVETKGEKWFNKTHWFGTDEFGRDLFTRLWEGGRISFFIAFISVFITAIFGIIYGGVSGYIGGKVDDLLMRVVEILMTVPDMLYTILLLTVMDPGIKPISIVLIVTGWMGTARIVRGEVMRLKHSEYVIAAKTLGADSKRIILKHLIPNTMGPIIVDMTMMIPKMIFAEAFLSFIGLGVPVPYASWGSLANQGAKIFRQFPHQLLVPAIAISLTMFAFNLLGDGLRDALDPRLRK
- a CDS encoding peptide ABC transporter substrate-binding protein, yielding MKLKKQWSMFLAVVMIFGVALTACGTKDETQTVGEAGQQTEQNSESAYEGEKVLDYYLSSEPQTLDPQQMWGQPDIQVENMFMEGLMRFGKDDSSLEPGVAKGYTYDEATNTYTFELREDAKWADGTPITADDFFFAWRLAVDTSGAYSFLIADYIEGAADYAAYDKAAFLTEKDASFANLSEEDQAARIEAMTEEELNAFQAKKDELWSNVKAVAEGNNIIITLAVPAPYFPNLTAFAVYAPVKEEFYNEQNAASKYGIEAEGLLANGPWKIAEWVHKDYFKLVKNENYWNKDNINIDVINMKIVNDVETRTNLLKTGALDGSAIQSKDVPDFEDMATLEQLNLQAMINRSDFSIFYIDFNHFDNPITQNANIRKALMYAMDRTSFVEKINIGDEPALAIIPEAFPGLEKTFREENGIELFEDNNKEKAKEYLAAGLKELGMSELPTLDLLIGDGDIDQKVAEKFQADWKEIGINVNLVPLPWAERLTRLQNGDFGMSASGWGPDYPDAMTFLELFESVNPNNNGKYNNPEYDKLIQAAKQEKDAATRIQYLYDAEKIVIEDAVIAPMYYRNVHFTFKNYVTGVVIRGVGATTDFYWTDIDMNAKNAEKQQ
- a CDS encoding ABC transporter ATP-binding protein, which encodes MKKILEVKNLEVVFDTYAGEVQAVRDISFDLYEGETLAIVGESGSGKSVTAKSLMRLNPEPPVKYKGGQILFNGKDILNTSEKEMQKIRGSQIGMIFQDPMTSLNPTMTVGKQIMEGLKRHQKIDGATAKEKALEMLKLVQIPNPEQRFNEYPHQFSGGMRQRAMIAIALVCNPQILIADEPTTALDVTIQAQILDLMRDLQKKINTSIILITHDLGVVAHSAQRIIVMYGGKIVESGTTDEIFYHSKHPYTWGLLKSVPRLDLRKENGKLDSIEGTPPDLLAPPKGCPFADRCEHAMEICRKQMPPQFKTGENQYSACWLNHELAPKVENPTEIAKKSPAQGGVK
- a CDS encoding XTP/dITP diphosphatase; this translates as MRRIIFATKNKGKILEINEIMKDLNIEVVSMEEAGINIDVVEDGTTFEENAIIKVKEIMKITDDIVMADDSGLEIDFLNKAPGVYSARFEGENTPYDIKNKKILDMLSGVPDEKRTARFVCVIAAGFPDGEIITTKGTVEGRIGYEIKGENGFGYDPIFYVPEYDMTTAQMPRDLKNKISHRGKALEQMKRELKKRLGELE
- a CDS encoding metallophosphoesterase family protein, with product MKLLIFSDTHHALYVAKSVIERIKDRMDMFIHLGDHDLDAVELSKEFPDIPVHYVAGNCDFGSSSPTEKIIRVGGKKILMIHGHKHNVKWGYDRISYYGEEKEVDVVLFGHTHIPLIEYSGRVLIFNPGSISQPRGTITPTFGILDIDRDGRIEPAIMTIGKDKEINRLKMV
- the rph gene encoding ribonuclease PH, with the translated sequence MERVDKREYGMIRPVKITRNYIKYPEGSVLIEMGETKVICNASVEDRVPPFKKGTGEGWVTAEYSMLPRATETRNQRDINKLRMNNRSVEIQRLIGRALRSVVDFKALGERTITLDCDVIQADGGTRTASITGSFVALADACYHLLQKEMIKEMPIKNFVSAISVGVVEGTPLLDLCYEEDSRAEVDMNIVMTDKGEYIEVQGTGEKYPFSYEMLNNLLELGNKGTRELIEKQKEALGEIANIIGGSNE